Part of the Antedon mediterranea chromosome 6, ecAntMedi1.1, whole genome shotgun sequence genome, tatttctgttGATTTCGTAAAAGCAGCTCCACATGCGTGGATGATGATAAAAGGTGAAACTatcatttatttacaatttcaaTCTATTAATTTCAGTGTATTGCAACTCTATTATGCTGGATACCTTTCAATAAGCATACCATGTCCctgaaaaagaaacaaaatgtggttaaaatactataaatataagCTCTTACTTCAGGCCAGGATTTTGGACATAATTTATTAATAGGTAACCTGAATGTTAATTTGGTTTTTTAAGTTAGTGTGTTGGTTTATAAACAGATTAGATGTTGTAGCATTGTTCTTACCAGTCCTCCTGCAGCACAGGCTGCAATCAGTGCAAATTGTCCATCCTCTTTCTTGAGTCTGTTGGCAGCTGTGGTAGCTAAACGAACACCAGTGGCTCCAAATGGATGGCCTATAGATAAGGATCCTCCCCATAGATTGAACTTATCCATTGGTGGAACGCCAAcctagaaagaaaaaaaaaatgataacacaACAAAATAATCCTTGCCATGTGATTACACATGACATGGATTCCACATTCTTATGGTTAAGTGGTACATTGCATGTTAAGGTGGCACAAATTGCACATTCAGGTTTTTgtgaaataaacattaattatttgtataatacagtattatcttATCATCAATTGATATTAACATAGTATAATAACACAGTATTATGTTAGGTGATAAGGCATAATATACAGCAGCAGTTACCTTTGTTTTCCTTCCCATTTGTGTTTGAGCAAAGAAATCTGAATCCATGGCTGCTAAGTTTGCAAGGATTTGACCAGCAAAGGCTTCATGATACTCAAAGACATCGATGTCGGACATTGAAAGACCTGCCTTCTCAAGAACTTTTGGAGTTGCATATGCAGGCCTGCAAAATTCGCAATGTTTAGTTATAGCAAAATAAAAGCTTAAAGCTTAAGATTTAAAACCGACAAAAACTCAAACTTTAAGTTGGCTTGTTAATTGCATCTCAGGCCTACTATTTGCAAATCATCATAGTTGATTCTTACCCAAGCAATAGCTGATCTTTAGGGTCCTGTGACACATATGCAAAGTCTCTAAGGTATGCTTTAGGCTTATAACCCATGGCTAAGGCTTTCTCTTCTGACATTATTAAGCATGCTGAACCACCATCACtctgtaataaaacaaattatacaatgCTTTTACTTTGTTAGAAATACTACTTCAATACGTTTTCAGTCTTTTATTCCATTTTTAGTATCTAAACCTTATTTTGTTTCTACGCCACTGATAGCTTTCCCTTTCAGTGTCTAGGTATCAAAGTCACATATCTTTTCTATacttaagctctgcctacactttcaaactagtttgacacaaaaagtgttttttttttcacataaaatttgatagtgtagacagagcttaaaacttGACACCACTGGTAAACAAAAATgcaagtacagtacagtatggaCACACTATTAGAGAGACACATTCTCGCTATACGGAGGATAACGAGGGGGAATATACCTTTAACACTAGAGCCTATCCCTATGACTTTACTTGGCAGGGttctactatatatatatagcctTACCAGAAAAGATGAGTTTGCTGCAGTAACTGTACCATGGGGTTTGACAAATGCTGCTCTTAGACTGCTCATTTTTTCCATGCTGGTTGGTCGAATGCCATTGTCACGTTGCACAACTTTACCCTTTCCTGGCACTGTGTAGTCAAGACGATCACTTAAGAGTCCTTCATTTGTTGCCTTGTCGGCCAGAGTGTGTGATCGTAAACCAAACTCATCCTGTTCTTTCCTTCCAATTCCAAATGCTGCACAGAGTCTATCTGCCGAATGACCCATGACCTCATTAGTTGAGAACTCTGCTACAGCAGGCAACTATAACAAGTGAATAAAATGACATGGAAATACcaatactgtaataaataatagtcAGAACAGTTTATttgaaaacatatttaaaaggGAACAAAAAtgcatatatatttattttgttttcatcagtATACCATGTCCCGCATAACTGGCTCAGGCTATATACTAAGCTGCACTGACCAGATCCAATAAGATCGAAACTGTCTACAAAGTGATATATAAatctatataatatacaatagacTGATATAACAGGCTTACCTCAGGTGCAAATGCTGCCATACTTAATTGTCTAGAAGCAAGGGCAAGTTTGGCTGAAACAGACTTTgcctaaagaaaaaaa contains:
- the LOC140052051 gene encoding trifunctional enzyme subunit beta, mitochondrial-like, with the translated sequence MALISTIGRFSGHIQSNGLRCLSTSITHNAAAKKTVSKPNGKNIVLVEGVRTPFLMSGTDYADLMPHDLARGALEGLVARTNIPKDAVDYICFGTVIQEVKTSNVAREAALGAGFSEKIPAHTVTMACISSNQAITSVMGMIAMGQIDSGIAGGIDFMSDAPIRHSRQMRKFMITQQKAKSVSAKLALASRQLSMAAFAPELPAVAEFSTNEVMGHSADRLCAAFGIGRKEQDEFGLRSHTLADKATNEGLLSDRLDYTVPGKGKVVQRDNGIRPTSMEKMSSLRAAFVKPHGTVTAANSSFLSDGGSACLIMSEEKALAMGYKPKAYLRDFAYVSQDPKDQLLLGPAYATPKVLEKAGLSMSDIDVFEYHEAFAGQILANLAAMDSDFFAQTQMGRKTKVGVPPMDKFNLWGGSLSIGHPFGATGVRLATTAANRLKKEDGQFALIAACAAGGLGHGMLIERYPA